In the genome of Segnochrobactrum spirostomi, the window CGAAAGAAGCGGCGTTGCCCAGGCCCGAAGGTCTTCCCACACGAACATTCGAACCCCCGAGCTACCCTCGGATCACCTGGCCGAGGGGCGTCACTGTGTTTTCTTCGACTGCGTAGTCACGGATCCGAATGTGATCAGGAAACCGTGCGTGGAGTTGCACGAGGAACCAGACACGGTCGGCTTCGACGATCGGCGTGAGAAAGATCGAGAGGCGCCGTTCGGCGGCCTCTCGGATCAACGCCTCGAAACTCTCCGTGCCGGGCTCGCTCACGAGGCTTTCGCCTCGCCGAGCGGGAGCGGCGGCGACACGACGACGTCGTCGAGGCCGGAGAGCGTGGCGAACCGCGCCTCGATCAGCTTTTCGAGCTCACCCGGCCCCGGCCGGAGCTTCGCAATCACGCTCGCGGCGTTCGTCGACGCGTAATCGACCGCACTCGCGACGATGTCCGATCGCACGTCGATGCTCGTGCCCAGCTTGGCGACGGCGCGGTCGATCCCGTTGTCGACGGCCTCGCGCAGGGCGTTGCGGGCATGCGCGGCGACGACGAGCGCGGCCGCATTCGAGCTGAGATGCAGCCACCGAAGCGCGACGGCGAGCGCTGCCGCCACGAGCGCGTCGATGCCGTAGGTGAGAAGCCCGCGCACCGCGCCGGCGAGCGGCGCGAGATCGACGGTCGTGCCGTCCGCCGCAAACGCGGGCAGCGGGGCGAACAGCACCAGGCCGGCGACCAACGCGACCGCGAGTATGCCGGCATATGCTCCGAGGACCTTCTTGTTGGACATGATGCCCCTCCGGTTGCAGAATTGAGTGCACGACTCGCGCGCTGGGGGTGGAGATGAGTGATAACTACGTGACGACGGAAGAAGCCCTGAGGATCGTTGTCGACGCATTCGGAAAGCAGAATGCTGAGACGTATGCACGGCTTATAGTTCTGGCTCTATCAACCCTCGGCCCAATGCAAAGACGAGGAATGATCTCTAGATCGCAGGTGCTCTCGATCGGAGAACACCTTTCAAAGCCGATGCCGGACCTCATGGCCGAGTTCCGAAAGCTTTCACCCGCAAAGCCCCGGAAAGGCCCCTATAGGCCTCGTTGATCTTCCGCGCGTACCCATCGCGGATATGTCTCTGGATCTCTTCCGCGGTCAGAGTGAGCACCGGAGCGAGCCGCTCTTGGGACACCACCGTCAGCCGCGCCTCGAGCGCATCGAGATCGGCGAGCGTGGCGGGTGCAGTGCTGCGATCCTCCATGCCGGCGCCCCCCTCAGCTCGGCGGCATCGCGTCGGCCGCGTCGACCAGGGCCTCGCGGGTGAGCGGGCCGTAGACGCCGTCGGCGATGAGGTGGTTGGCGGCCTGGAACGCCTTCAGCGCGGTCTCGGTCCCGCGACCGAACACGCCGTCGGCCGCGATCGCCGGCGCCTTGAGCACCCGGCGGAGCAGCGTCTGCATCCACCGCACGCCCTCGCCAGACGCGCCGTAGCGCAGCGTCGCCGTCGTCTCGACCGGCGTGTCCGCATCGGTCGAGGGTAGCGAGGTCGCCGCCATGCCGAGATGACCGCGCGCGTCGAGGCCGAGCACGGTCCGGTAATCGTAGACCGGACAGGTCTTCGGGCTGACCTCGCAATGGCCGTGGAACGTAACCCGCCCGACGCCGTAGGCGCGGTCGATCTGGCCGCAGAGATCGCGCACCGCGTCGTATTGCGCCTGCGTGAACAGCTCTTTCGTGAGCCCGGTGCAGCAGATCGCGATGGTGCAGGTGTTGTTGCCGTTTTGCGCCGCGGGAACCAACTCGATCGACCGGCCCGGCGCGATCGTCCCGTTCTTGAGAACGACGTAATGATAGCCGATGTCCGCCCACCCGTTGGCGAGATGCCACGCGCGGATCGTCTCGACATTGTCGTGCGCCGGATTGTCCGACGCGGAGCAGTGCAGAAAAACGCGGCTGACGGGCCGCCGGGGCTTCTGGAAGATCACGGGCCGGGCCTCCGATGAGGCCCGATCAAGGCGTGATTTCGCGGTTGGAATTAAGGGCGGCGTTTGCCGCCTCGCGTCTTACTCGGAATCGAAGAGCGGCAACTGATCGCCGTCTCCCGGCGCATCGCGGCCGAGCACGCGTTGCACGGTTCGACGATGTACGCCGATTTTCCGCGCGATCTCAACCCGGGTTGCGCCGGCGCCGGCGAGCTCGCGGATGCGCCGCCGGCGCCGGCGGCCCTCGTTGATCATCATGCTCGGGATCTCGATGGTGTCGCCGCCCATGCGGCGGGCGATCGCAAGCGCCGCATTCATGCCGACCGCCTCGACGAGCCAGTGCCCGTCACGCACGTTCCGCACCTCCGGCACCACTTTGCGGAGGCATGCATAGCGCTCGCCGAGGATCCGCGCGGCGGTGAGGCCGGCGACCTCGGCGATCTCGCGCAGCAGCGGCGGCAGCGCCTCGATGGCCGCGCGCTCGTCATCCGTCATCGCGAGCCTCCCCGCCGCGCGAGGGCCGTCACGACGACGATCTCGCCGTGATCGGCCTTGAGCACGAAGCGCACCCGGTCGTAGAGCACGGCCTTCGCGTGCGCTCGCGCGCCGCGCCGGCACACGGCCGCGATCGCCGCGCGGGTCGCAGCGATGTCGAGCCGGCCCCCGCGGATCACCGCGAGATCGCCCATGCTGCCGCGCTCGAGATAGCGCTCGACCGCGTGGTCGGTGACGCGCACGCGATCGGACTGGTCGCCATCGCTCATGACGCTACCCCCCCCCATTGTTGCGGTGGACCGAACGGAAAGCCGCCGCCGGCGGGACGCAGATGCGCGGTGGCGGCGCGGGCGATGGCCTCGTCCACGGCCTCGCCGGAGGGCTCCAGGTGCCAGCGCGCGCCCTCGGCCGTCTGGGTCATCACCAGCACGGCGCCGGCGCGGCAGCGGCGGCACAGGGCCTCCACCCGGTCGCTCGCCCGCGTCATGGCTGCCGACCCCGAATGACTTCGCCGAGGGAGCGGACGAGCCGGCGCCGATGCGCCTCGGAGGCGGTCTCGATCGCCGTCACGGCCGGTTCGAAGGCCGTCGCGGACGCCGGATCGACGGCTCGCAGCTTCTGGACCTGCGCTTGGACGAGCGCGACCTCCGCCTCGGCCGGGCTGACACCGGGCCGCAGCACCAGTCCCTCGCGGGCGCACATGGCGCGCAGCGCCTCGACGACGCTCGTCATCGAGGCCGGCGTCAGGAATCGCAGATCGTCGACCCCGGCCTGTCGCCGCACGAATTTGCCGATCTCGGCCTCGCTCGGATGCGGCCACGCGCCGAGGGCGTGGAGATTGAGCACGAGCGCGCGCACCTTCGCCGGGATGGCGCCTTCCGCCGCCGGCCGGCTGCGCGTGGCCGCCCGATCCTTGCCGTTCAAGACGTCGAGAAGGCGCATCAGCTCGGCCGTGGTGCATTCCGTCGAGGACCGCCGTCCGGTCACGGCCTCGAGCATGGACCGATAGGCGTCCTCGTCGAGCCCGCGGGCGCGCCGCGCGGCCTGGACGGCACGGCGGAGCTTGGAGAGACGAGTGTCGGCAGTCGCAACGCGAACGGCGCGGCTCATCGGCGGCCTCCCGGGATGGTGTCGGCGACGTCGTTGCAGATCGCAATCACGTCGGCCCAAGGCAGCGCGCCGGCGCGCCGCAGCTCGGCGAGGACCGTCCGGAGCGCGTCGCGTGCGCCCCCTGGCGTGGCGTCGAGGTCTTTCGCTGCCTCGGCGATCGCAAGGCGGCCTGCGGCGGCCCGAAGGTCGCCGGCGGCATTGAGGACGCGCAGGCGCGCCCGGCGGGCGCCACCCGTCAGAGGACCCGTCGCCGTCTCGAAGCGGCGGATCGCGGTATCCAGCTCGAGCACTTGGGAGGCGACGGGGAGCATATTCAGTCCCCCCGATACGTCAGCCGCAGCAGCTCCTGCGGCCGTTCCAGCGCAGGGGCCGAACGCCGGCTTCGAAGAGCCTTCGAAGCTTCCCGTGTGGCCGCCTTTTCGGCGCGGCGCGCTTCCGCCGCCGCAGCCTTCGTGGCGCGCTCCGCCTCACGCGCGGCCTTCTCGATCTTGCCTTGCTCCTGCTCGATCTCGGCGAGCTGGTGCACCAGAGAGGCGAGATCCCATTCGCTGGATATCTCCAGCTCGATCCGCATGACGGTTCGGCTCGCCGACCCGGCGGTGAGCTTGTAGGACCGCAAGCGAGCCCCGTTCTCCCCCCAATAGAGGCCGCTCATGCTGCGTCCTTCACAACGCAGACGGCAGGGCGACCGTCGTAAATCCGTCCGTCGAGCAGTCGCCCTGCGGCGCGCTTACCGACGCGGACGAACTCGCCGCCGCGCTCGATCCACTCCCCGTTCTGCTTGTGGTGAAAGGCTACCCTCGCGCCCGCGCATTGATCGCGAAGCGCGCGGAAGGCGCGCGTTGGGGTCGGGCGCGCTGCATGGTCGCCTTGATCCGTCTCGCCGCCGGTGATCACCCAGTCGATGTTGTGGATCAGCCCCGTATAGACGCGATCGCCGATGTTGCTCGATGGCACCGAATTCGCGGGCCAAGGCGTCCAAATCTTTCCGCGCAGCGCGTCGATGAAGTAACCCCGCACCATCGGGATTGCGGTCCCAAGCCCTTCGCTGGCGTCGAGGAGGTCGCGCACGTTGCGTTCGGCGCGAGGCAGGTCCTCGACCGTCGTCCCGATCGCTGCGTTCGGCGGCAGACCGCCGGCGACCCTCGCGAGCCGCACGATGTTTCCGGGCCGCTTCGTCAGGAGCAGGTAGACGAGCCGGGGCGTGCGTCGCATCACGTCGAAGGCGTCGCGCCGCCAGTCCGGCGGCACGTTGCTGTCGAAGATGTCGGCGAGCGAGGCGCAGAACACGAACGGTCGCGCTCCGGCCGGCGCCGCGCGCTCCCAGCGGAACGGGTCGTTCCATGTGTGCAGGGAAGTCCGCAGGCGTGTACCGGCGCCCGCGCCCGGTGCGCCCCACGCCACCCGGCCGAGGCGCTTGTCCATGAGCGCTTCGGCGTAGCAGCCATCGCATGCCGGCGAGACCTTGGTGCAGCCGATCCACGGGTTCCAAGTGTGGTCGCACCACGAAATGGCGGTGTGCTCACCCATGGCCCACGTCTCCCGCGCTCGGCTTTGCGCACCGGGGGCGGAAACACTCGCCCAGCCGACCGGTGCTCCGATCGAGATGCCGGGCGATCCCCACGAAGTCGTGCGAGAACGCGAAGGCGTCGAACGCGAGCAGCCGCTTGAAGTCGAGCGGGCACCCGTTGGCGTGCGCCGCAACGAGGTCCATCTCGTGCGAGACGCGAGCGTGCGTCAGGAGGTTCATGCCCTTCGCACGGTCGAGAACGAGGCGGATCAAACGACGATCGTCGTTCGAAACGGCGAAGCTGACTTCGGTGATACTCACGTCATCCTCCTCTGGAGTTCGGCGTCGATGAGGGCGCGGAGGTCCGCGTCGAGCGCCTTGATCGGTGCGGACGTGGCGCCGCTGGCAGCGGCGCGGGTGATGCTGGTGCTCGGCTCGCGCAGCTCCGGCCGGTCGAGGGCGGCGGCGCGCAGCGCCTGCAGGCGCCGCAGTGCGGGGCGGCTCTGACGCCTCATCCGACCCTCCAATCGATGCAGTCGCGGGTCGCGCATTGGCCGGCGGAGCGCACGGCGCCGCCGGCGCTCACCGAGACGATCTGGAAATGGAGTTCGCCGCGGCACCGCGGGCAGATGATGATCCCGGCGCGATGGCCCGCCCGGGCGAGCTGCGCGACGCGGCCGAGCGCCTCGAAATTGGCGGAGAGGCACGCGCTGAGATCCGAGTTGAGGACGCTCGCGCTCATGACAGCGGCTTCTCGTTGCGCAGGTCCAAGCCCCGCTGAAACCCGACCGCGACCGCCTCGGCGTAGGCGTTGATCCGGTCCGTGATGCACGACTTGCAGACTTCGTCGTGCATCGTCGAAAGCGCATAGCCGACGAGAAAGCCGGTCATGCCTTCGACGAAGCCGATCTCGGTGCCGTCGTGGCCCTGGCCGCACAGAAGCTCCGCCGCCTTCATCATGCTCTCGATGTAGTCCAGCTTCGGCTGAACTTGCTCGGCAGTGGCGGGTGAAGACTTGATGCGGCGCAGCGCTGTCGCGCTGGTGTCCCGGTACCAACTGCTGAGCGCCCCGCGGAAATCCATTTCCCGCGCGCTCATGGCTGCACCGCGACGTGCGAGCAGTCGATCACGAAACAGGCGAGGCGCAGCTCGCCCCGCCGGAGATCGGCGGCGATCCCCTCGAGCATCGCCTCGGTGAGGTCCGGGCTCGTGGTCCGGAACTGCAACACCAGCGTCCGGCCGTCTCGGCCGATGTCGGCAGTGAGCGAGCGCACGCGATCGGGATGGTGTTTCATGGCCGCCCCCATCACGCCGTCGCCAGGTCGATGGAGATCGCCGACCACCTGTCGTCGGCGGAGGCGCGCTCGTAGAACCGGACATAGGTCTTCGACCCGATCACCCGGATGGAATCGCGGATCGCGTCCATGGCGCGCTTCCAGCGGGCGTCCTCGATCTCCACCCGCAAGAGCATGAACAGCTCGGCCCGGTTGATCCGGCCCTCACGGTCCACATTGAAGGCCCGGGCGACGATCGCGCGGATCTCGTCGCGCGCCTCCGCGCTCCACTCCGAGAGGCAGGCGTCCACCAGGACTTTGGCGGACTGCAGCTCCGGCCCGAACTCGATGAGGTCTGCGACCTGCTGGCTCACGCGCAGGGTGCCGTCGTAAGTCGTGAGCTGGACGTTGCCCTTCGGGCCGCCGACACGAGCGCCGTACTCCTGCGCGATCAGCGCCTGCAGCGAGCCGATGTCGTCGTAGCAATGGCCGCGAAACCGCGCGATCTGGGCGGAGAGATCGCGCGCGAACCCGATCATCCGGCGCACGGTCTCGTCGGTGAGCTTGTCGATGGGGCGGACGAGATTGATCGGCACGAGCGCGCCGCGGGTGTCCCGCATGTAGCGTTCCGTGCCGACCTCGATGACGCCGTCGAACTTGAGCGCCTCGTCCTGCTCCGTTTCGGATACGTAGAGCCACTCCGTCAGCTCGTCGACGAGGTGCCTGACCTCGTCTTCAGAGAGGCCGACCTCGACGATCCGGCCTTCCTCGCGGAACGCGATCCGAACACCTTCGTCCGTCGCTTCAACCTGCGTGAAATGCGTCATGCTCTGCCTCCTGCTGGGCTGCGTTGGCGCCGAACACCGCGGCGGCGAGCGCGCGGATTTCGTCGGCGGAGATCGTGGTGGCGGCGCTCGGCCGGGCGAGCACGCGGGCGGCGACGGCGTGCGCATCGATGTCACCCGGCACCGGCCGGGAGAGACTGTCGGCGGCCGCGATCTTCTCGATCGCCGCGGCGATCGCGGTCGCCTCGGCCGCCCGGATCGGATCGCCGCCGAGGATCTCCTCGACGCGCTCGATGCCGTGGCGGATCGTGGTGTGATCG includes:
- a CDS encoding peptidoglycan recognition protein family protein translates to MIFQKPRRPVSRVFLHCSASDNPAHDNVETIRAWHLANGWADIGYHYVVLKNGTIAPGRSIELVPAAQNGNNTCTIAICCTGLTKELFTQAQYDAVRDLCGQIDRAYGVGRVTFHGHCEVSPKTCPVYDYRTVLGLDARGHLGMAATSLPSTDADTPVETTATLRYGASGEGVRWMQTLLRRVLKAPAIAADGVFGRGTETALKAFQAANHLIADGVYGPLTREALVDAADAMPPS
- a CDS encoding regulatory protein GemA, giving the protein MSRAVRVATADTRLSKLRRAVQAARRARGLDEDAYRSMLEAVTGRRSSTECTTAELMRLLDVLNGKDRAATRSRPAAEGAIPAKVRALVLNLHALGAWPHPSEAEIGKFVRRQAGVDDLRFLTPASMTSVVEALRAMCAREGLVLRPGVSPAEAEVALVQAQVQKLRAVDPASATAFEPAVTAIETASEAHRRRLVRSLGEVIRGRQP
- a CDS encoding DUF5131 family protein; the encoded protein is MGEHTAISWCDHTWNPWIGCTKVSPACDGCYAEALMDKRLGRVAWGAPGAGAGTRLRTSLHTWNDPFRWERAAPAGARPFVFCASLADIFDSNVPPDWRRDAFDVMRRTPRLVYLLLTKRPGNIVRLARVAGGLPPNAAIGTTVEDLPRAERNVRDLLDASEGLGTAIPMVRGYFIDALRGKIWTPWPANSVPSSNIGDRVYTGLIHNIDWVITGGETDQGDHAARPTPTRAFRALRDQCAGARVAFHHKQNGEWIERGGEFVRVGKRAAGRLLDGRIYDGRPAVCVVKDAA
- a CDS encoding DUF6874 family protein, which encodes MSITEVSFAVSNDDRRLIRLVLDRAKGMNLLTHARVSHEMDLVAAHANGCPLDFKRLLAFDAFAFSHDFVGIARHLDRSTGRLGECFRPRCAKPSAGDVGHG
- a CDS encoding DUF3164 family protein, giving the protein MTHFTQVEATDEGVRIAFREEGRIVEVGLSEDEVRHLVDELTEWLYVSETEQDEALKFDGVIEVGTERYMRDTRGALVPINLVRPIDKLTDETVRRMIGFARDLSAQIARFRGHCYDDIGSLQALIAQEYGARVGGPKGNVQLTTYDGTLRVSQQVADLIEFGPELQSAKVLVDACLSEWSAEARDEIRAIVARAFNVDREGRINRAELFMLLRVEIEDARWKRAMDAIRDSIRVIGSKTYVRFYERASADDRWSAISIDLATA
- a CDS encoding helix-turn-helix domain-containing protein produces the protein MITVRLILRIVAEAYDVDPAEIVSQRMRDAVIWPRQLSMWLARQLTDQSLPQIGRAIGGRDHTTIRHGIERVEEILGGDPIRAAEATAIAAAIEKIAAADSLSRPVPGDIDAHAVAARVLARPSAATTISADEIRALAAAVFGANAAQQEAEHDAFHAG